The window TATCTTAAGTGACtcttaatttgttcatttccAAACTCTTCAACCTTAATCCAAATCTTGAAGTCCAATCTCCACacttaaatcaaatttctctaaTCTTTAGTCTCTctaaatttcttcattttttaactcTTCAACGTCCcacttgataaaaaaaaaaagttaaagtcCAATCAAATGCTTTTAACCACTTCTCATTTCTTATCGTCATCGTGAAATAGAGAACTATCAACAACTAATTTGTCATTTCCTCTTTCAATATAAAGTCCATGAGTcataaatatttctatttcagCTTCACATCCAATAAGCTACAATTTAATTGCAAAAACATCACGAGGacttccataaaaaaacatgtaGTCTCGATCTCATACTTTAAACAATTCTATTATTGtactattaatattttttcaatttatcaactcttcaaacaattttgtacACCTCAACCTCAAACCAACTTATCTTTAAGTGActcttaatttattcatttcaaaattcttcaaCCTCAAACCTTAATCAAAATCTTGAAGTCCAATTTCCatcttaaatcaaatttctctaGTATTTAGTCtcttaatttgttcatttcttGAACTCTTCAAACGTccaactttataaaaaaaaagctgaAATCCAATCACATACATTAATCCAAAattctcttctcctttcttATCTTCGTCCTAAAATAGATAACTTTCAACaactaatttgtaatttttctctttcaatatATCGTCCATGAGCCTTACTCTCCCATTCCTTAGCTTCATTACAATTTAATGCAAAGTACGACTTGGTGTCCTCCATTAAAAACTTGTAGTCCATCATACTTTAAATCAATCTTTATTCttgtattattaatatttttccaatttatcAACTCCTCGCACTTATTAGTTCATTTCCAAACTcttcaaccaaatttataCTCTTCAACCTCCAACCTTAATCCAAATCTTTGAACTCCAATTTCCaaccataaatcaaatttctctaaTCTTTAGTCTcttaatttgttcattaacGTTCAACCTTAATCAATAAGTTGTAGTCCCATCTCATACGTTAAACCAACAATTTATAATCTTGTGTATCTCGTATCTCTTAGGACGTGTTTGGGGTGGACTTGAGGGGAGTAGAGTGGAGTATTTAAGCCCACTCCACGTTTGGGGCATAGATCAAGCAAAAGGGGATTAGGGTTATTTTACTCCTCGTCACACACTGTTCCACTCTCTCAACCGGGTGTAACTCGAGACCaccattaattttgttttctcataGTCGATCTCGACCGAGATCAACCCCAAAATATCttcccaaatttaaataactctttgaagaaaatttctcGATCTCCCTCAAAGACATCTCTGGCAACCTTAGACCGAGATCATACTAATTAGTCGACGTTCTTTAGCTCGAGACAACTTAGACCCAGGATCATACTACATTATCATATGTTCTTTAGCTCGTGACTATCTCAGGCCGAAGCCCCGAGCtaaagaagatgaagtaaTGTAGTACGATTTCGGGCCAAAGTTGGCCTGAGATATAGCCCCGAGCTAAAGAACATAAGGAAATGTAGTATGATCTCGAGCAAAAGTAGGCCCGAAATAGGCCCAAGAGAGACCAAGAAATTTCCGTcaaatagttttataattttggaaagaatCTCGAGGTCAATCTCGCCCGAGTTCGACCacgagaaaaacaaaattttcaattgtcCTAAGATGCACTCAATCGAAGGAATGAGACAGTGGGCGGCAAGGAATGGAACACAAAATAAGGGGGTAAAATAGCACTAATCCCCCTTTTGCTTAATTCATGCCCCAAACGTGGAGTGGGCTTAAATACTCCACTCTACTCCCCACAAATGCAGActattataaaatccatactaTTATAAGTCACTTCTCGCCCCAAACGCCCCCataatttttccaatttatgaGCTCTTCAACCAATTTTGTACTTTGTTGTAATCCAAATATTGATTAGGTCccttgaattcaaatattgaagTCCAATCTCCAACCTTAAACCAAATTATTTGAAGCGACTCgtaatttgttcaattttcgAACTCATCAACCAATTTTATACTCTTCGACCTTCAACCTTTAATCCAAATCTTGAAGTATCTCCAAcctcaaatcaaatttctctaaTCTTCAGTGtctctaaatttgtttatttttcgaACTCTTCGACCTTCAACCttaatccaagtcttgaagtATCTCCAAcctcaaatcaaatttctctaaTCTTCAGTGtctcttaatttgtttatttttcgaACTCTTCAATCGAACATTAACGATTGATCCTCTTTAATCAAAAAGTTGAAGTCAAATCACATtctttaatccaaaatttcctcatctttatttatttgccTTCATcatgaaataaataactaccaacaaatttttgttttcccattttcaaaatataatctCTAACATATTATGTTCCAAACACAATTACTTAAAAGTCAATTTTATTCACTTCCCATCCAACAATCACCACCTTCATCCAAACAATGACATGTTGCCTTTCATTCAAAAGTTGTATTCCAATCTCATACTTCAAACCTAATTTTACCAACTTATGAACTCTCCAACCAATATTGTACTTTGTATACCAAAGTTTGGCTAGCCCCCTTAAATCCAAATGTCCAAGTCCATTCTCCAACCTTAAACCAAAATTCCTTCAACTTTTTGCCAAAATTACTTTATCGTTTGTACCTTGTAATTTGCAAATATTCTAAACTCTTCTActaaataattctttttaattcaaataatggCTGGACCACTGACATCAAATAGCATAAATAAAAGCGCATactttaatccaaaattctcTTATCCTTACTTATCTATATCTTCATCGTGAAATGGATAACTATCAACGACTAATTtgtctttttcctctttcaatATATCGTCCATGAGTCCTATATATACCTTTACTCTCCTATTTCTTAGTTTCACGTCATATTATCTACAATTTAATGAAACAGAACGGTTTGGTATCAATTTCTCATCAAAACAAACTTGCAGTCTCAAATCCCATACATTTAAGCCAATTCCTTATTCttatattcttaaatattttttccaatttagcAACTCTTCAACCAATATTGTACtcttcataaaatattatcttaTCCTTTCTAATCTTCGTCGTGAAGTAAAATAACTATCAACcctaattttgtctttttcctcttccaaTATATCGTCTGTAGTCTTATAAGTACCTTTACTCTCCTATTTCTTAGCTTCACATCCAATTATCTACAATTTTAATGCAAAGAACGACTGTGAGCTtctcatcaataaaaaaaaacaacaatcaaaAGATATAATAGCAAAGTAAACATTTATAAGATATGAGAAATGTTTATAGAAAGTTATATAAAACTAGGCAGAAGGAAGGCTAACCTTATTTTGAAGAGAAGAGTATAGTAAACTATATATTACCTCACTACTTCCCACAATTATTTTGAAGCCATCTTCTAAATAccttttaatatgttttttaacaTCAAATTTACATCCTCGAGCAAGGTTAACCTAAAGGATAAAGAGCACCATCATATAAAGGAAACAAATAACTGGTTTATGATCAGTAGATAGTTGGAAATTGGAAACTCACCACTTCGATGAAATTCCATGACATAATGCCAAGTAGTCAGCCTTGCCAACGaaacttgaaaatttgtcGAAAGAAGCACCGCTGAAACGAAACAAACATATACTTTAGGTGTTTCAAATCTCTATAGGAAATCGATTGTAAGTATTTAATAAGTTTTGAACCACACAATATCCATATCTCCATATTCttcaaaaccatttttattctcaaatatGCTGCATAATATGTATAGTAGTGTGTTAATGTATGTTGCAGTTTTTTACTATGCACATGcaatttcatgtttttcattAATGTAATCGTCAATTTTTCCCACACAATTTACAGTATGAGCTCTTATGTTGAGGTGAGAAATATGTGATGCAAGTGTTGAAAGAGTCGTCTGTGTCACATTAGTTAATTCTACTTGATGATGATCTCTTTATATTCAGGATCTTGTTTACtaactcattttttattattatattttagtttattttaaactgCAAGTgataaaatcataataaaacaTCATAGCTGTAAGAGTTGATGCATCTGGAGCGACAAAACGGTTCAGTTTGGAGGTTAGGAACCTTCACCTTACATCCAAAGatgaaaacttgaaaaaagaagGTGAAGAAATAATCCAGCTTTGATAAAGGGAGAACTTCGCTTCATGTCTGTGTGTGGAAaataagagaagagaagagaaaaaatttcaaaaaatttcttaaacagAAAGGTTAAGTACCAATTTCTCCATCCAAAAAAACTTAAGAGTGGAAAAAAGATCAtcaattttctccttttttttttttttttttctcacctTATTAGTTCCAAGAGAATTCATAATGCAAACTATTGATATATTTCAGCGACGTACGCATAACAAATTGGCAGCAGATCTAGCATCAATACCAGAAGTTGGTTCGTCCATGAAGATAGTCGACGGATTAGCAACCAACTCCACTGCTATTGTCAATCTCTTCCTTTGTTCTGTTGAAAGACCATCAATTCCTGGTAGCCCCACTAAAGCATCTCTCAATTTATCTAGTTCTATTAGTTCCATAACTTCTTCCACAAACATCAACATCAATGTAGAATAGCTATTCAATAAAACTTCAACCATATTCTGCATTAACTGGAAGCATAAAGCAGCAAGCGTTTCTAGTGGGAAAtacctttcttgttttggtaTCAACGTTGGAGGAAAGGCGGAGCCAAGTAGAAAATAGGAGCTACATCAATGTAGAATAGCTATTCAATAAAACTTCAACCATATTCTGCATTAACTGGAAGCATAAAGCAGCAAGCGTTTCTAGTGGGAAAtacctttcttgttttggtaTCAACATTGGAGGAAAGGCGGAGCCAAGTAGAAAATAGGAGCTACATCAATGTAGAATAGCTATTCAATAAAACTTCAACCATATTCTGCATTAACTGGAAGCATAAAGCAGCAAGCGTTTCTAGTGGGAAAtacctttcttgttttggtaTCAACATTGGAGGAAAGGCGGAGCCAAGTAGAAAATAGGAGCTACATCAATGTAGAATAGCTATTCAATAAAACTTCAACCATATTCTGCATTAACTGGAAGCATAAAGCAGCAAGCGTTTCTAGTGGGAAAtacctttcttgttttggtaTCAACATTGGAGGAAAGGCGGAGCCAAGTAGAAAATAGGAGCTACATCAATGTAGAATAGCTATTCAATAAAACTTCAACCATATTCTGCATTAACTGGAAGCATAAAGCAGCAAGCGTTTCTAGTGGGAAATaccttttcttgttttggtatCAACATTGGAGGAAAGGCGGAGCCAAGTAGAAAATAGGAGCTACATCAATGTAGAATAGCTATTCAATAAAACTTCAACCATATTCTGCATTAACTGGAAGCATAAAGCAGCAAGCGTTTCTAGTGGGAAAtacctttcttgtttttggTATCAACATTGGAGGAAAGGCGGAGCCAAGTAGAAAATAGGAGCTACATCAATGTAGAATAGCTATTCAAT of the Cucumis sativus cultivar 9930 chromosome 3, Cucumber_9930_V3, whole genome shotgun sequence genome contains:
- the LOC116402466 gene encoding ABC transporter G family member 42-like, which produces MLIPKQESSYFLLGSAFPPMLIPKQESSYFLLGSAFPPMLIPKQESSYFLLGSAFPPTLIPKQESYSTLMLMFVEEVMELIELDKLRDALVGLPGIDGLSTEQRKRLTIAVELVANPSTIFMDEPTSGIDARSAANLLCVRR